In one window of Solanum pennellii chromosome 2, SPENNV200 DNA:
- the LOC107009385 gene encoding uncharacterized protein At5g19025 has translation MVCLHTSIPPIDPKLARVKSKISTAHFSKLRQINRSDKKRNMPPSDCEQSHSAIIDVVIFIAVVGASGVLLYPYINLVVHILIEFFEEVSDVVKEEFLRAPMVFICLGLSIFFAVIALLAVTICTTGRGCGRPGCRRLKKAAEFDIQLETEDSLKKSNLTPPKIGGVKKGIFKLPRDYHQELEGELKRMAPPNGRAILVYRGRCGCSIGTMEIPGPRKTGKFKK, from the coding sequence ATGGTCTGTTTACACACCTCAATTCCCCCAATAGACCCAAAATTAGCCAGGGTGAAATCCAAGATTTCAACTGCCCACTTTTCGAAATTGAGGCAAATCAATCGGTCGGACAAGAAAAGAAACATGCCGCCAAGTGATTGTGAACAGTCTCACTCTGCTATCATTGATGTAGTGATTTTCATTGCCGTGGTTGGTGCTTCTGGGGTTTTGTTGTATCCTTACATAAATCTTGTGGTGCATATACTGATTGAATTTTTCGAAGAAGTTTCTGATGTGGTGAAAGAGGAATTTTTGCGCGCTCCGATGGTGTTTATCTGTCTAGGGCTTAGCATTTTTTTTGCTGTAATTGCTCTTTTGGCAGTGACAATTTGTACAACAGGGAGAGGATGTGGGAGACCAGGTTGTCGTCGGCTTAAGAAAGCTGCTGAATTTGATATACAGCTAGAGACAGAAGACAGTCTTAAGAAGTCAAATTTGACTCCTCCTAAAATTGGAGGAGTTAAAAAGGGGATATTCAAGTTACCTAGAGATTACCATCAAGAATTGGAAGGTGAGCTTAAGAGAATGGCTCCGCCTAATGGTAGAGCCATTCTTGTGTATCGAGGCAGATGTGGTTGCTCTATAGGTACAATGGAAATTCCTGGACCAAGGAAGACTGGgaagtttaagaaataa